The Methylomicrobium lacus LW14 genome window below encodes:
- a CDS encoding diguanylate cyclase domain-containing protein translates to MPGKSHKLSRKPRFASLHRKWLASLSLLLLSLGAAFGALNYWYLEVQVKTQNAQSQAAWSAEFKGLISHSVDRLQRLSIVIASLGNLSDRLKEPGGVINSDELERQFSSVRYELDVERIIIFDKQGEIRWNWSPDSSSFLSMQSMMAALEHAKNNEQPEAALDCQAQCGLNTVMPLLADGEHVGFIGMSQRITDLVVEFSTATGVDIGILVPTSTEKTDQAFSGWGLYTAALTHAVALKPFIANLSERFASPEDIPAAVWLPWHNSFYVFNAVPLKHMIASANGYLVFISDVTEATSALKQANRNSMLLMLGSLLCAEIFLFLLLRKPLRRLSHLATTLPLVAQGGYQEAYQAFDLHGRLSGQRDEIDILYETSIDLTHQIEESQLALAADRDFIRGILDSVQVMIVTQTRDGRLHTVNRYMSQMLGRSPEQLRKNAFVDLLEDDDGKEQYLDNRINLFSSSLHRLEHEGSIIDANGEMRHIIWIHTFLGSTHQDDAVVLSVGMDATDRIVAENRSRWLAHHDPLTGLANRLRFHEELERSFADAVRSGNSSALLLLDLDYFKTINDTSGHAAGDALLVILANELRARARKSDLIARLGGDEFAVLMPTTGRLGAEAFATSLNERLAERKFQFGSKDYRISASIGIALLPQHGMNVEELMANVDMAMYSAKKSGKGRWCLYTQNLECLSSQPVREDSLAR, encoded by the coding sequence ATGCCTGGTAAATCCCATAAACTCAGCCGTAAGCCTCGCTTCGCCAGCTTGCATCGCAAGTGGCTGGCGTCGCTGAGTTTATTGCTGCTTTCCCTGGGCGCGGCGTTTGGTGCGCTGAATTACTGGTACCTCGAGGTACAGGTAAAAACTCAGAATGCACAGAGTCAGGCGGCCTGGAGCGCGGAGTTCAAAGGCCTTATCAGCCATTCGGTGGATCGACTGCAACGGCTAAGCATCGTGATCGCTTCGCTCGGCAATCTGTCCGACCGCCTGAAAGAACCCGGGGGGGTGATCAATTCTGACGAACTGGAGCGGCAGTTTTCCAGCGTGCGTTATGAGCTGGATGTCGAAAGAATCATCATTTTTGATAAACAAGGCGAGATCCGCTGGAATTGGTCGCCGGACAGCAGTAGCTTCCTGTCGATGCAGTCGATGATGGCGGCGCTCGAGCACGCGAAAAACAATGAGCAGCCGGAGGCCGCTCTGGATTGTCAGGCGCAGTGCGGACTGAACACGGTGATGCCCTTGTTGGCGGACGGTGAACATGTCGGTTTTATTGGCATGAGTCAAAGAATCACCGATCTGGTCGTTGAGTTTTCCACGGCAACCGGCGTGGATATCGGCATTTTGGTGCCGACAAGCACTGAAAAAACGGATCAGGCTTTTTCGGGCTGGGGCTTGTACACGGCTGCCTTGACCCATGCCGTGGCGCTAAAGCCCTTCATTGCGAATCTGTCCGAACGTTTTGCGTCGCCGGAGGATATTCCTGCCGCGGTCTGGTTGCCCTGGCATAACAGCTTCTATGTATTCAATGCCGTTCCGCTTAAGCACATGATTGCCAGCGCTAACGGCTATTTGGTATTCATTTCCGATGTCACCGAGGCCACTTCGGCGTTGAAACAGGCCAATCGCAACAGCATGTTGTTGATGTTGGGATCCTTGTTATGCGCGGAAATCTTTTTGTTCCTGCTGCTGCGCAAGCCGTTGCGGCGTTTGAGCCACTTGGCAACAACCTTGCCGTTGGTGGCGCAGGGCGGTTACCAGGAGGCTTATCAGGCATTCGATTTGCATGGCCGTCTCTCCGGTCAACGCGATGAGATCGATATCCTTTATGAGACGTCGATCGATTTGACCCATCAAATCGAGGAAAGCCAGCTGGCCTTGGCTGCCGATAGGGATTTCATCCGGGGTATTCTGGACAGCGTGCAGGTGATGATCGTAACGCAAACGCGCGACGGCCGGCTGCATACGGTCAACCGGTATATGTCGCAAATGCTGGGCCGCTCCCCCGAACAACTCAGGAAAAATGCATTTGTCGATCTGCTCGAAGACGATGATGGCAAGGAGCAATACCTGGACAACCGGATCAATCTTTTCTCGTCTTCCCTGCATCGTCTCGAACACGAAGGCTCGATCATCGACGCTAACGGCGAAATGCGTCATATCATCTGGATTCACACTTTTCTGGGTTCCACGCATCAGGACGATGCGGTGGTCCTGTCAGTCGGCATGGATGCGACCGATCGGATCGTGGCCGAAAATCGCAGCCGCTGGCTTGCCCACCATGACCCTTTGACGGGGTTAGCGAATCGGCTGCGCTTTCATGAGGAACTCGAAAGAAGCTTTGCCGATGCGGTGCGTAGCGGCAACTCCAGCGCGCTGCTCCTGCTCGATCTGGATTATTTCAAGACGATCAACGATACCAGCGGTCATGCGGCCGGCGATGCGTTGCTGGTCATTCTGGCGAATGAGCTGCGCGCGCGTGCGCGCAAGTCGGATCTGATCGCCCGGCTGGGCGGCGATGAGTTTGCGGTGCTGATGCCTACGACAGGGCGCCTCGGCGCCGAAGCCTTTGCGACCTCCCTGAATGAGCGCCTGGCGGAACGCAAGTTTCAGTTCGGTAGCAAAGACTATAGGATCTCGGCGAGCATCGGCATCGCCTTGTTGCCGCAGCATGGCATGAATGTCGAGGAGTTGATGGCAAACGTCGATATGGCGATGTATTCGGCGAAAAAAAGCGGTAAAGGGCGTTGGTGTTTGTACACGCAGAATTTGGAATGCCTATCGAGTCAGCCTGTTCGAGAGGATTCGCTGGCACGGTGA
- a CDS encoding terpene synthase family protein, translated as MINYPKLDCPFPSAINQHAEAVNNHTLNWVKKFDLVLDEDNFQRLQKSKFGRLAARAYPNAPLEELKIVSDWNTWLFIRDDQCDESGLGKDPIRLSGVHAELLEILLGRAPEQYDSALGHALYDIRSRLLRKASSAWMSRFVYSVIEYFESSVWEAINRADQKIPDTETYILMRPYTGGLYTDIELIDITEDIYLPLHVRKNEVIQRLSLMANNVVCWSNDIISHAKESKHHDVHNLVATLLPSQPSLQHAVDLAAEMTRTEIDAFVELEKQIPAFSADIDRDVQRYVAILRSWMRGNLDWAYESSRYIVAADDVALEA; from the coding sequence ATGATCAACTACCCCAAACTCGATTGCCCGTTCCCTTCTGCGATCAATCAACATGCCGAGGCGGTCAATAACCATACATTGAATTGGGTAAAAAAATTTGATCTGGTTCTGGATGAAGACAATTTCCAGCGCTTACAAAAATCCAAATTCGGGCGGCTGGCGGCTCGCGCTTATCCGAATGCGCCGCTGGAGGAGCTCAAAATTGTTTCGGACTGGAATACCTGGTTGTTTATCCGCGACGACCAATGCGACGAATCCGGCTTGGGCAAGGATCCGATCAGGCTTTCCGGCGTGCATGCCGAGCTGCTTGAAATTCTGCTCGGGCGCGCGCCTGAGCAGTACGACTCGGCGCTGGGGCATGCCCTGTATGACATCCGCAGCCGTCTGCTCAGAAAAGCGAGTTCCGCCTGGATGAGTCGATTCGTTTATAGCGTGATCGAATATTTTGAATCGTCGGTATGGGAGGCGATCAATCGCGCGGATCAAAAAATTCCCGATACCGAAACCTATATTTTGATGCGTCCCTATACGGGCGGCTTATACACCGATATTGAATTGATCGATATTACGGAAGACATTTATTTGCCGTTGCATGTGCGTAAAAATGAGGTGATCCAGCGTTTGTCGCTGATGGCTAATAACGTCGTGTGCTGGTCCAACGACATTATATCCCACGCCAAAGAGTCGAAGCATCATGACGTGCACAATCTGGTCGCCACCTTGCTGCCTTCACAGCCGTCGCTGCAACATGCGGTCGATTTGGCGGCTGAAATGACCCGTACGGAAATCGATGCCTTTGTCGAATTGGAAAAGCAAATCCCTGCGTTTTCAGCGGACATCGACAGGGATGTACAGCGTTATGTCGCAATATTGAGGTCTTGGATGCGCGGAAACCTGGACTGGGCTTATGAATCCAGCCGCTACATCGTCGCAGCGGATGACGTAGCCCTGGAGGCATAA
- the rnhB gene encoding ribonuclease HII, whose product MWDFSATDSGLIAGVDEAGRGPLAGPVVAAAVILDPERPIDGLADSKALSAKKRLTLYSIIQEKALAWAVAEADVGEIDQINILQATLLAMQRAVNQLSIQPQRVLIDGNTLPVLSIPAQAIVQGDRIIPAISAASILAKVHRDRIMEDYAREFPGFAFDLHKGYGTKQHLAELAQLGPLPIHRKSFRPVRDLLPSG is encoded by the coding sequence ATGTGGGATTTTTCGGCAACGGACTCCGGCTTGATTGCCGGCGTTGATGAAGCGGGCCGCGGACCCTTGGCGGGTCCTGTGGTCGCCGCCGCGGTTATTCTCGACCCGGAAAGGCCGATAGACGGTCTGGCCGATTCGAAAGCACTGAGTGCAAAAAAACGACTGACGCTTTATTCCATCATTCAGGAGAAAGCGCTTGCCTGGGCTGTCGCCGAGGCCGATGTCGGTGAGATCGATCAGATCAACATTCTGCAAGCGACCCTTCTGGCCATGCAGAGGGCGGTCAACCAGCTGTCCATCCAACCGCAGCGCGTGCTGATAGACGGCAATACGCTGCCGGTTTTATCCATTCCGGCCCAAGCCATCGTCCAGGGCGACCGCATCATTCCTGCCATCAGCGCCGCCTCTATCCTCGCCAAAGTCCACCGCGACCGGATCATGGAAGACTATGCGAGAGAATTTCCCGGCTTTGCGTTTGACCTGCACAAAGGTTACGGCACCAAGCAACACCTGGCCGAACTCGCACAGCTCGGCCCCCTGCCCATTCACCGCAAATCATTCAGACCGGTAAGAGACCTGCTCCCTAGCGGCTGA
- the lpxA gene encoding acyl-ACP--UDP-N-acetylglucosamine O-acyltransferase produces MIDPTSIIDKRAELAGDVTVGPYSVIGPDVKIDSGTVIGSHVVIKGPTSIGKDNRIFQFCSIGEDPQDKKYAAEVTRLEIGDRNTIREFATMHRGTLQDQGLTRIGNDNLFMAYTHVAHDCVIGDHVVMANGASLAGHVSLNSHAILGGFTLVHQFTKIGQHSFAAMGSAITQDVPPFVMVGGKPTKPHGINAVGMERNGFSPEDIRLIRKAYKIIYKMNLRLEEAIEEMLTLDGGNANLAELADFLRHVSRGILR; encoded by the coding sequence TTGATCGATCCTACCTCCATTATCGATAAACGCGCCGAATTGGCCGGCGACGTTACTGTCGGACCCTATTCGGTGATCGGACCCGATGTGAAAATCGATTCTGGTACTGTCATCGGCTCACACGTCGTGATCAAGGGGCCGACTTCCATTGGTAAAGACAATCGCATCTTTCAATTCTGCTCGATAGGGGAAGACCCTCAAGACAAGAAATATGCCGCGGAAGTGACCCGGCTCGAAATCGGCGACCGCAACACGATCCGCGAGTTCGCCACGATGCACAGGGGCACTCTGCAGGATCAAGGCCTCACCCGGATCGGCAACGATAATTTATTCATGGCCTATACCCATGTCGCGCATGATTGCGTGATCGGCGATCATGTGGTGATGGCGAACGGCGCCTCCCTGGCCGGCCATGTCTCTTTAAACAGCCATGCGATTTTGGGCGGTTTCACGCTGGTGCACCAGTTTACCAAAATCGGCCAACACAGCTTCGCGGCGATGGGCAGCGCGATCACTCAGGACGTGCCGCCGTTCGTGATGGTCGGCGGCAAGCCGACCAAGCCTCACGGCATCAACGCGGTCGGGATGGAACGCAACGGCTTCTCGCCGGAAGACATTCGGCTGATCAGAAAGGCGTATAAAATCATTTATAAAATGAATCTTCGCCTCGAAGAAGCGATCGAGGAAATGTTGACCCTTGATGGCGGCAACGCAAATTTGGCCGAATTGGCCGATTTTTTGCGCCATGTCAGCCGCGGCATTTTACGCTAA
- the fabZ gene encoding 3-hydroxyacyl-ACP dehydratase FabZ: protein MSIKLDILQIQDFLPHRYPFLLVDKVVECEPGVRLLGVKNVTYNEPFFQGHFPQKPIMPGVLILEAMAQTTGLLASETARDELAGMIYYLVSIDKAKFKRPVVPGDQLMLEAKFLKSKRNIWAFDCSAEVDGEFVASAEIRCAAVVN from the coding sequence ATGTCAATTAAGTTAGATATTTTACAAATACAAGACTTTTTACCACATCGCTATCCTTTTCTATTGGTGGATAAGGTCGTCGAATGTGAACCCGGAGTCAGGTTGCTAGGGGTTAAAAACGTCACCTACAACGAACCTTTTTTTCAGGGCCATTTTCCGCAAAAGCCGATCATGCCGGGCGTATTGATCCTCGAAGCGATGGCGCAAACGACCGGTCTTCTGGCATCTGAAACCGCTCGCGATGAACTTGCCGGCATGATTTATTATCTGGTCAGCATCGATAAGGCCAAATTCAAGCGGCCCGTCGTTCCTGGCGACCAATTGATGCTGGAAGCCAAGTTCTTGAAAAGCAAACGCAATATCTGGGCATTCGATTGCTCTGCCGAAGTCGATGGCGAATTCGTCGCCAGCGCCGAAATCCGCTGTGCTGCCGTGGTAAATTAA
- a CDS encoding OmpH family outer membrane protein, whose translation MKTKIALFLGLLLAANTCFAELKVGVVDMNTVLKEAPELKRLQTEFSSRVKQIKALETEIKGLEEKLNRDGAVMSESERTSMDKKLRDKSLDYKRVSEETGYDMNTRKNQELGKLQRRIVEAVQAIAKEQSFDLVLYEGVLFANDKLDITAQVQKKLSSAQ comes from the coding sequence ATGAAAACCAAAATTGCATTATTCCTGGGCTTACTGCTCGCCGCCAACACTTGTTTCGCCGAACTCAAAGTTGGCGTCGTCGATATGAATACCGTACTCAAGGAAGCTCCAGAACTGAAACGTCTGCAGACGGAATTTTCATCCCGCGTCAAGCAAATCAAAGCCCTGGAGACTGAAATCAAAGGTTTGGAAGAGAAATTAAACCGGGATGGCGCGGTCATGAGCGAAAGCGAACGCACCAGCATGGATAAAAAACTGCGTGACAAATCGCTCGATTATAAACGCGTCAGCGAAGAAACCGGCTATGATATGAACACCCGCAAGAATCAGGAGCTCGGCAAATTGCAACGCCGAATCGTCGAAGCCGTTCAGGCCATCGCCAAGGAACAAAGCTTCGATCTGGTATTGTATGAAGGCGTACTCTTTGCGAACGACAAATTGGACATTACCGCGCAGGTTCAGAAAAAACTGTCATCGGCACAATAA